The Sorangiineae bacterium MSr11367 genome window below encodes:
- the tssE gene encoding type VI secretion system baseplate subunit TssE, whose product MPIHPLRSRLREPSLAQEGGSSEADRALRNAILAHLRVMCGTRIGTMLTRPDYGVPDVSEMVHSFPAALDMLARSLKDTIEKYEPRLTRVRVRHIPSDTPDLVVRFEITASMVLPDHTSPVRFETRTDASRRIDVT is encoded by the coding sequence GTGCCGATACACCCTCTGCGTAGTCGCCTGCGCGAGCCCTCCCTCGCGCAGGAGGGTGGTTCCAGTGAAGCCGATCGCGCGCTCCGCAACGCCATTTTGGCGCACCTGCGGGTGATGTGCGGAACGCGCATCGGCACCATGCTCACACGCCCGGATTACGGCGTGCCCGACGTCTCGGAAATGGTGCACTCGTTTCCGGCGGCGCTCGACATGCTGGCGCGCTCCCTCAAGGACACGATCGAGAAGTACGAACCGCGCCTCACGCGCGTTCGCGTGCGGCACATTCCCAGCGATACGCCGGACTTGGTCGTTCGATTCGAAATCACCGCCTCGATGGTGCTGCCGGATCACACCTCACCGGTGCGTTTCGAAACGCGCACCGACGCCTCACGCCGCATCGACGTGACCTGA
- the hcp gene encoding type VI secretion system tube protein Hcp — translation MAFEFYVSIKGKNQKQFKSETKKQGRSDKFIPCVKFAMASLVPTDVNSGEAKGHRQHKPLVITKEWGASSPQILQAHWTNEVIEEVIIEVVSRAADGKKEIVVEQIKLTDAVIVSVDRYSENATKASKEADVMHLEDVGFRFRKIEVENKEAGTATSDDWHQPG, via the coding sequence ATGGCGTTCGAGTTCTATGTGTCCATCAAGGGCAAGAATCAGAAGCAATTCAAATCCGAGACCAAGAAGCAGGGCCGGAGCGACAAGTTCATTCCGTGCGTCAAGTTCGCAATGGCGTCGTTGGTCCCCACCGACGTAAACAGCGGCGAGGCCAAGGGCCACCGTCAGCACAAGCCGCTGGTCATCACCAAGGAGTGGGGGGCGTCCTCCCCGCAGATCCTCCAGGCGCACTGGACGAACGAGGTCATCGAGGAGGTCATCATCGAGGTGGTCTCCCGCGCCGCCGACGGCAAGAAGGAAATCGTGGTCGAGCAGATCAAGCTGACCGACGCCGTCATCGTCTCGGTGGATCGCTATTCGGAAAACGCAACGAAGGCGAGCAAAGAGGCAGACGTCATGCACCTCGAAGACGTTGGCTTCCGCTTTCGGAAGATCGAGGTCGAAAACAAAGAAGCGGGCACCGCCACGAGCGACGACTGGCACCAGCCCGGGTAA
- the tssG gene encoding type VI secretion system baseplate subunit TssG, translating into MNHDEPIEPSPATERGVSQAHLDELVRTAHRVPFSTLIDHLERLIGPEAVPVGELGPPRAERIRFRHDIQPVFHAGDVSQLRIVEEHDEFTGRKSPPIFEVSTSFLGVVGSVSPLASFFTEDALRAAQQDDDAVLALYDAFHHRLISLFLRASRRVGLSPTLSAGGRDASTRRALSLVGGASFTAEVPALAPLMRLGRARLFAQRPRGRDALVQALSLAFPALTITVREAPWRDLELQPSEMTRLGERRNLLGEVVLGGVLTKQAGLLVLWIAPVGRATLARLVPNGADHARFRYVIEEVTGGFVDVAVEIEVRPGEEPRLELGNDEAALGGTAALGQRSPDDPPMIVRIDLSAGDEAVTWSFRASPPSPARA; encoded by the coding sequence ATGAACCACGACGAACCCATCGAGCCTTCGCCCGCCACCGAGCGTGGAGTTTCCCAAGCCCACCTCGACGAGCTCGTACGCACCGCGCACCGCGTGCCTTTCTCCACCTTGATCGATCACCTCGAGCGGCTCATCGGCCCGGAGGCCGTGCCCGTCGGTGAGCTCGGGCCGCCGCGTGCGGAGCGCATTCGCTTTCGCCACGACATTCAACCGGTCTTTCACGCGGGTGACGTCTCCCAGCTTCGCATCGTCGAGGAGCACGACGAGTTCACCGGCCGCAAGAGCCCTCCCATCTTCGAGGTCTCCACCAGCTTTCTCGGCGTCGTCGGCTCCGTCTCCCCGCTGGCGAGCTTCTTCACCGAGGACGCCTTGCGCGCGGCGCAGCAGGACGACGATGCCGTGCTCGCCCTCTACGACGCCTTTCACCATCGTTTGATCTCGCTGTTCCTGCGCGCCTCGCGCCGCGTGGGGCTCTCGCCGACCCTCTCCGCCGGCGGGCGCGATGCCTCCACCCGCCGCGCGCTTTCTCTCGTGGGCGGAGCATCCTTCACCGCCGAAGTCCCGGCGCTCGCGCCGCTCATGCGCCTCGGTCGCGCGCGCCTTTTTGCCCAGCGTCCGCGCGGGCGCGACGCCCTCGTTCAGGCTTTGAGCCTCGCGTTCCCCGCCCTCACCATCACCGTTCGCGAGGCACCTTGGCGCGATCTCGAGCTGCAGCCCTCGGAGATGACCCGCCTCGGCGAGCGACGCAATCTCCTCGGCGAGGTGGTGCTCGGCGGCGTGCTCACGAAGCAGGCCGGCTTGCTCGTCCTCTGGATCGCACCGGTGGGCCGCGCCACCTTGGCGCGCCTCGTCCCGAACGGCGCCGACCATGCGCGCTTTCGTTACGTCATCGAGGAAGTCACCGGCGGCTTCGTCGACGTGGCCGTCGAAATCGAAGTTCGCCCCGGCGAGGAGCCGCGCCTCGAGCTCGGAAACGACGAGGCGGCACTCGGTGGGACGGCGGCCCTGGGCCAGCGTTCTCCGGACGACCCCCCGATGATCGTCCGGATCGACCTTAGCGCTGGCGACGAGGCGGTGACTTGGTCTTTTCGGGCTTCTCCGCCTTCTCCGGCTCGGGCTTAG
- the tssF gene encoding type VI secretion system baseplate subunit TssF, with the protein MFERTFQTELDYLYQLCEEIGRTHPRVAPVLGRDADPGVSRLVQALAFSFARLRERIDDELPEVIHPVIETLCPALLRAFPSATMLELEPTLKARTRQTIEKGRRFDSRAVDGIVCSFATTEECVMQPIVLRGVEALGAERRQLRLSIELFEGVKLAEIDSLSFYFAADLSTALDLRAHLVRKSESITVRANGREMALGDGRAFRRPGFADPHLPGRHRLGTPLLLMREYFAFPNKFARLQLTGLQLAELGDARSFEVEIRLAEPLPSHVAFDPSSVKLHVVPTVQLSAPRVMTVSTEPEEDRWSLRAMVPGDDTEIFSVERIAVVERGTLRSKPVPAWAELIPPPLDGTEDATLFYELHRRRSAVGPELDITLSFGTAMKATPPGGDLEVALVTTQLRRAARLEIGDVSEGANATNAVVAFRNVTPVTRAAPAVLEGDRLWHFFRYFKLGLPSLAERSELAALLARANLPAWGRWPGAKENANEFEALLDVRWRRTHLTSEAVARIGVDLDVHVDESRFTGAGDLFLFGEVLELLFAGAANEEDSIRLNLHDRAGQLLFAYDFRQGTRAP; encoded by the coding sequence ATGTTCGAGAGGACCTTTCAGACCGAGCTCGATTACCTCTACCAACTCTGCGAGGAGATCGGCCGCACGCACCCGCGTGTCGCCCCCGTTCTCGGGCGCGACGCCGATCCCGGCGTATCGCGGTTGGTTCAGGCCCTCGCGTTCAGTTTCGCGCGCCTGCGCGAGCGCATCGACGACGAGCTCCCCGAGGTGATCCACCCGGTCATCGAGACGCTCTGCCCTGCGCTCCTTCGCGCGTTTCCCAGCGCCACGATGCTGGAGCTCGAACCCACGCTCAAAGCGCGCACGCGGCAAACCATCGAAAAGGGGCGCAGGTTCGACAGCCGCGCCGTCGACGGCATCGTGTGCTCCTTCGCCACCACCGAAGAATGCGTCATGCAGCCCATCGTCCTTCGCGGCGTGGAAGCTCTCGGCGCGGAGCGGCGGCAGCTTCGTCTCTCGATCGAGCTCTTCGAAGGCGTGAAGCTCGCGGAGATCGATTCGCTCAGTTTCTACTTCGCCGCGGACCTTTCCACGGCGCTCGACCTGCGCGCGCACCTCGTTCGAAAGAGCGAAAGCATCACCGTCCGCGCCAATGGACGTGAGATGGCGCTGGGCGATGGCCGCGCCTTCCGAAGGCCCGGATTCGCCGATCCCCATCTGCCCGGCCGCCATCGCTTGGGCACGCCGCTGCTTCTCATGCGCGAGTATTTCGCCTTTCCGAACAAGTTCGCGCGGCTGCAGCTCACCGGATTGCAGCTCGCCGAGCTCGGGGATGCGCGTTCCTTCGAGGTCGAGATTCGCTTGGCCGAACCTCTCCCGAGCCATGTGGCCTTCGACCCATCGTCGGTCAAATTGCACGTCGTTCCCACGGTGCAACTCAGCGCGCCGCGCGTGATGACCGTCTCCACCGAGCCCGAGGAGGACCGCTGGTCGCTGCGTGCCATGGTGCCCGGCGACGACACGGAGATCTTCTCCGTCGAGCGCATCGCGGTGGTCGAACGCGGCACCTTGCGCTCCAAGCCCGTGCCGGCGTGGGCGGAACTCATTCCGCCGCCGCTCGACGGCACCGAGGACGCCACCCTCTTCTACGAGCTGCATCGCCGTCGCTCCGCGGTGGGGCCCGAGCTGGACATCACCCTCAGCTTCGGAACGGCGATGAAAGCGACGCCTCCGGGCGGCGATCTCGAGGTGGCGCTGGTCACCACGCAGCTCCGTCGCGCGGCCCGGCTCGAGATCGGCGACGTGAGCGAGGGGGCAAACGCGACCAACGCGGTGGTGGCCTTCCGCAACGTGACCCCGGTCACGCGTGCCGCGCCGGCGGTGCTCGAGGGCGATCGCCTCTGGCATTTCTTCCGCTACTTCAAACTCGGCCTCCCGTCGCTCGCCGAGCGCAGTGAGCTCGCCGCGCTGCTGGCCCGTGCGAACCTGCCCGCATGGGGAAGGTGGCCGGGGGCCAAAGAAAACGCCAACGAGTTCGAAGCCCTCCTCGACGTACGCTGGCGCCGAACGCACCTCACCAGCGAAGCGGTCGCGCGCATCGGCGTCGACCTCGACGTTCACGTCGACGAATCACGCTTCACCGGCGCGGGCGATCTCTTTCTCTTCGGCGAGGTGCTCGAGCTCTTGTTCGCAGGCGCTGCGAACGAGGAAGACTCGATTCGCTTGAATCTCCACGACCGGGCTGGCCAGCTTCTCTTCGCCTACGACTTCCGCCAGGGAACGCGCGCACCATGA
- the tssF gene encoding type VI secretion system baseplate subunit TssF, with translation MSHDFSRELEAIASLSKAFAAAHPALAPGLAAPSDDPDVERLIDGFQYLVQQVEELIDSAAKRAADPFAEILSPELLRPFPCAAILEMAAADRPTDVPAGTEFLSIPVEGVRCPFRAFAASRVVPWEVADAKLVWGQERPGTAAPSRQDQPGTPSQARQDHPGTASQARPGGQSLRVVFRRRTQTPHETLASLFPLRLHLAGEPRSSFGLLLALSTVESIEITAGESPQSPSLRLPGTALRMWGVDADEALLPPEPWEHAGFRLVREYFLLPAKFAFVELSADGANETALATSLGPAQTVSITFQLGRALPANLSVTRESLRTNCVPVVNVFETTAEPVRPGIERPSHVLRPAGLAPDHGEVYGVLGAEGWCADRNATMPIPPLTDFEALAQVDAAPKGKIFYAIGRSPRALQGNGQKEDTSVRFVLPREANQVPPVKSVSFDLLATNRDLPMVLGVGDIKVSGGRTPKNLVFRNITAVTPYRAPPGGRPLQRRSLAMVAVSASSRRQGEVLRTLLHLLNLHTTVNGPPGLTALRRIRAVVDVASTMSILAGEHGMRQGSDIDIRLDEAGLDGEGDAYVFASVLARLFAHDVKINSFARTRARFEGTGRTVSFPARTGDETI, from the coding sequence GTGTCTCACGATTTTTCCCGTGAACTCGAGGCCATAGCGTCCCTGTCCAAAGCGTTTGCCGCGGCCCACCCCGCGTTGGCCCCGGGCCTTGCCGCGCCATCGGACGATCCGGACGTCGAACGGCTCATCGACGGCTTTCAGTACCTCGTGCAGCAGGTGGAGGAACTCATCGACTCCGCCGCCAAGCGCGCGGCCGACCCCTTCGCCGAGATCCTCTCGCCCGAGCTTCTCCGTCCGTTTCCGTGCGCCGCCATCCTCGAAATGGCGGCGGCGGACCGCCCGACGGATGTCCCCGCAGGCACGGAGTTTCTGAGCATCCCGGTCGAGGGCGTCCGTTGTCCGTTCCGCGCCTTTGCGGCATCCCGCGTCGTTCCGTGGGAGGTGGCCGACGCCAAGCTCGTCTGGGGGCAAGAGCGACCAGGAACGGCCGCGCCATCTCGGCAAGACCAGCCAGGAACGCCCTCGCAGGCTCGGCAAGACCACCCAGGAACGGCCTCGCAAGCTCGGCCTGGGGGGCAATCGCTCCGCGTCGTGTTTCGTCGCCGCACGCAAACGCCGCACGAGACGCTCGCCTCGTTGTTTCCACTGCGCCTTCATCTGGCGGGGGAGCCGCGTTCGTCCTTCGGGCTCCTTCTCGCGCTCTCCACCGTCGAGTCGATCGAGATCACGGCCGGCGAATCGCCGCAGTCGCCGAGTTTGCGCCTCCCTGGCACGGCCCTTCGCATGTGGGGCGTCGATGCCGACGAGGCGCTGTTGCCACCGGAGCCTTGGGAGCACGCGGGCTTTCGACTGGTGCGCGAGTACTTCCTTTTGCCGGCGAAGTTCGCCTTCGTCGAGCTCTCCGCCGATGGCGCCAACGAGACGGCGCTCGCCACGTCGCTCGGGCCGGCGCAAACCGTGTCCATCACGTTCCAATTGGGGCGCGCCCTGCCGGCGAACCTCAGCGTGACCCGTGAGTCGCTTCGCACCAATTGCGTGCCGGTGGTGAACGTCTTCGAAACCACCGCGGAACCGGTGCGGCCCGGCATCGAGCGGCCTTCCCACGTCCTTCGTCCCGCCGGCCTCGCGCCCGATCACGGGGAGGTGTACGGCGTTTTGGGCGCGGAAGGGTGGTGCGCGGATCGCAACGCGACGATGCCCATCCCGCCGCTCACGGACTTCGAGGCCCTCGCGCAGGTCGACGCCGCGCCGAAGGGCAAGATCTTTTACGCGATCGGCCGCTCCCCGCGCGCGCTACAGGGAAATGGGCAGAAGGAAGATACCAGCGTCCGTTTCGTTCTCCCGCGGGAGGCGAACCAAGTGCCGCCGGTCAAATCCGTATCGTTCGATCTTCTCGCCACCAACCGCGACCTGCCCATGGTGCTCGGTGTGGGCGACATCAAGGTTTCCGGCGGGCGCACGCCGAAGAACCTCGTCTTCCGCAACATCACCGCGGTCACGCCGTATCGGGCGCCGCCGGGCGGGCGCCCGCTGCAGCGTCGCTCCTTGGCCATGGTGGCGGTGAGCGCTTCGTCACGTCGCCAGGGCGAGGTGCTGCGCACGCTCCTTCATCTTCTCAACCTGCACACCACGGTGAATGGCCCGCCGGGCCTCACCGCGCTCCGCCGCATCCGCGCGGTGGTCGATGTCGCGAGCACCATGAGCATCCTTGCGGGCGAGCATGGCATGCGGCAGGGCAGCGACATCGACATTCGTCTCGACGAAGCGGGCCTCGACGGGGAGGGCGATGCGTACGTGTTCGCCTCCGTACTGGCGCGCCTCTTCGCCCACGACGTGAAGATCAATTCCTTCGCGCGGACGCGCGCCCGCTTCGAAGGAACCGGCCGCACCGTCTCCTTTCCCGCGCGCACTGGGGACGAGACGATTTAG